The Lactuca sativa cultivar Salinas unplaced genomic scaffold, Lsat_Salinas_v11 Lsat_1_v11_unplaced_19, whole genome shotgun sequence genomic interval ATTGGTGCACTTGTGTTCACTAATGATGTTTTTTTTAAGCATGAATCTCTTGAATACAAGATAAGAAAAAGAGAAAGCATGCAAACACATAGAAATAGCTTATAGAAACAATGACATACCCCTTAGTTACTTCCGAATCATATTACATCATTAACAATGCATCAACACTTGTTACTTAAAAGATGACATCGATAACATATATTGAAATTACAAACTTTTGCCCGACATTCAAGAACCAAACGACCATTAATATCACAATTACAAGTAGAACACACATATTTGGGCGTTCTCTTTCTTCGAACATATGTTAATGGATGTTTGTGATAGGAAACGTTTATGCTGCCCTCGTACACCATGTTTTGATAATAATCGAGAAGACTAATGCATAGAGGGTGAAaagaatttttacatttttgacaATAATACATGGGGAACTTGGGGTGCATTTCCGTCTCACATACATCGCAAAAGAAATCTTCGGGATGATCCATGATTGGGGGATACATCAATGGGATTTCATGTCCTTTGCAATACCTATGAGCAATGGAATTCGGCATCCTCATTGCACAACGCTTGCCCAATATGAAGTTACAAGCCTTACAAGCATAGCTCATCCTTTCGGACCATGAGTTGCACATGCTACAAAGAGGTTCGCGATCAATAACCTGGATAAGATGATGCTTGTGGGATTTATGTTTGATGCTTTTGGGTAGAAATGCACAGTTGACACAGAGGTAGAACTTGCAAGTTTGACACtggtaaaaaaaattgttgccaCCGCtgaaacaaccattgcattgatAGATAGACGCATGTTGCAACGTCAAGTGAAGCAAATGAGGTGGATGAAGTAGATGTTCTAATCTGAGGGGTAAATCGGCACAATATTTGTGGAGAGTGAATGAGCATCCATCTAATTTGCAACTATAGTACGGAAGTGATATGTGTCGTACACATCCATGACATACCTCTAATCGATCACTACTACAACCAGACATGTCAGCTTGATGTTTGACATTAAGAAATAATGGATGACGATGACTCCAATGGTTAATCATAGTTTTTCGAtcagcatcatcgtcatcatctggTGCTATCATTCCAGAGTGTAGTAGTTTCAATGGATTTGTAAATGCATTTGACATGGGAAATTGCAGCAAATTATCTACCTCTTCATCAGCAATGGAAGTACTTGGACCATCTCTGAAACCACATATAATTCTTAGTTAATTTCAAGGAGCAATTTTCTTAAACATAGAAAAGGAAATTAAAGAAGATTTACCTTGGAGTAGAAGGTAGCTCTGCATTTAAGGCGCATTTGATATGGCAAAAATATCTACAGTTTTCACAATGGTACAACCAATCATTCCGTCGGATGTAAATGTTGCAAAATTCGCAATAAAAAGAGAATTTATAGAATTTTTCTGGAAGAGAATAGACCAGAGTGAGTGGGTGATTAGGGTGATGATGCGGTCGATGGATGGTAGGGGCTAAGGAAGCACAAGTCTTGTGGATCCAAAAGCCACAACTGTCGCAAAGATAGAACAAACCTTTATCCTCAGTGTTACAAGCATCACACAGGAATGCAGCGGGTCTTAACTGAAGGGATAAAGTGTGTTGTGGATGACCTTCATGTTCAATCTTGATCCTTGTCCCCTCCTTGATAACATCAGCTTCCACCTTGCGACCAATCTCAACAACACAACAATCTATGCAAGCATTAAACTTAAAGTTGTCCTCTGGTTTTCTAAAATTATAATAAAACCCCCTACCTAGGTTTACATTACAACAAACATCACAAGTCCAAGATCTGAAATCTTTTACAGGTCCGCGATCCCGTAGCGTTAGAGGATGCTCATACAAGGAAGGCAGATTGATAGTGAGCGGAAGCTGTGCGCATGCTTTATGCATAAAGTGACGACATGGCATGCAAGCATATGCAAAGCCACTTGATGATATAGGTTTTTGACATGCATAGCAACCTattacaccaccaccaccacgatTCTCCAAACCAGCATTATCAATCGTCTCTGAGTTGACAAGCTTTAATGGATGATttttatgactaaaatgattaatctCTTCCATATCTTCTCTCTCTTTTGTGATATCCATACGAGCTGAACATCAATGGCAATTGAAAGATTTGTTACCCTGAACTTTAAATTAAAATGTGGCAGATGCATCACTCGAGGAATCAACTTAATTACTTCTTCTAATTAAATTGCTTTGCTTCCAAGTAGTCTTTTTAATTAAGATGCTGATTAATAACAACATTCTTTGCTTTTCTTATATACCAAGTTAGCATATGATGCATCTCCTTCAAAACTGTCATACATCTCTTCTTCCGATTGGAATTAATTTCTTTCTTGCATACCAGGTTAACATGCATTATGCTTTCCCTGCACATTCAAAATTGACATACGCCTCGGGGTttcattttctttgtttattaatatgattatatcaAATAACATTTCAGCACTTTTTCTTAGATTTAGCAAATGGATCAACAACTCAGGACCACGTTTTTTGTTTGTATCACTCTCTCCTTCACAGCTTTAAGGTAAATACATTGAAGTAGAATGCTAAAACAACCGAATACATGAAACTACATTgc includes:
- the LOC128129520 gene encoding uncharacterized protein LOC128129520, whose translation is MDITKEREDMEEINHFSHKNHPLKLVNSETIDNAGLENRGGGGVIGCYACQKPISSSGFAYACMPCRHFMHKACAQLPLTINLPSLYEHPLTLRDRGPVKDFRSWTCDVCCNVNLGRGFYYNFRKPEDNFKFNACIDCCVVEIGRKVEADVIKEGTRIKIEHEGHPQHTLSLQLRPAAFLCDACNTEDKGLFYLCDSCGFWIHKTCASLAPTIHRPHHHPNHPLTLVYSLPEKFYKFSFYCEFCNIYIRRNDWLYHCENCRYFCHIKCALNAELPSTPRDGPSTSIADEEVDNLLQFPMSNAFTNPLKLLHSGMIAPDDDDDADRKTMINHWSHRHPLFLNVKHQADMSGCSSDRLEIRTSTSSTSFASLDVATCVYLSMQWLFQRWQQFFLPVSNLQVLPLCQLCISTQKHQT